One genomic region from Vannielia litorea encodes:
- the gluQRS gene encoding tRNA glutamyl-Q(34) synthetase GluQRS, protein MTFTTRFAPSPTGPLHLGHAYSAMLAHDMALEAGGTFLLRIEDIDQSRARPEWEGQIFDDLRWLGIWWPEPVLRQSTRLAAYRNALAHLWREDLLFACTCNRRDIAAAVSAPQEGTRHFGPDGLIYPGTCRGNGTRGGLVEMPDDTALRLDMHKAMSLLAHRNDLPLRYVETGPEGAGEHLIDADEMIETVGDVVLARRDMGTSYHLAVVIDDAAQQITHVVRGADLAEATKIHVVLQRLLGLPTPRYHHHRLIRDDAGKRLAKRDDARAIARYRDDGLSPEDIRRMVGL, encoded by the coding sequence GTGACATTCACCACCCGCTTCGCCCCATCTCCCACCGGCCCGCTGCATCTGGGCCATGCTTATTCGGCCATGCTCGCCCATGACATGGCCCTTGAGGCCGGTGGCACCTTCCTCCTCCGGATCGAAGACATCGACCAGTCCCGCGCCCGCCCGGAATGGGAAGGGCAGATCTTCGACGATCTGCGTTGGCTTGGCATCTGGTGGCCCGAGCCCGTTCTGCGCCAATCCACCCGCCTTGCCGCCTACAGGAACGCGCTTGCGCACCTCTGGCGCGAAGACCTTCTCTTTGCCTGCACCTGCAACCGGCGCGACATTGCCGCCGCCGTCTCCGCCCCGCAGGAAGGCACGCGCCATTTCGGCCCCGACGGCCTGATCTACCCCGGCACCTGTCGCGGCAATGGCACCCGTGGCGGGCTCGTCGAAATGCCGGATGACACCGCCCTTCGGCTTGATATGCACAAGGCCATGAGCCTGCTCGCTCACCGGAACGACCTGCCTCTCCGCTATGTCGAAACCGGTCCGGAGGGTGCCGGAGAGCACCTGATCGACGCCGATGAGATGATCGAAACCGTCGGCGATGTTGTTCTCGCGCGGCGCGACATGGGCACCAGCTACCACCTCGCCGTGGTGATCGACGATGCCGCCCAGCAGATCACCCATGTGGTGCGCGGCGCTGATCTCGCCGAGGCCACCAAGATCCACGTTGTGCTCCAACGACTCCTCGGCCTGCCCACCCCGCGCTACCACCACCACCGCCTCATCCGCGACGACGCCGGCAAGCGCCTCGCCAAACGCGATGACGCCCGCGCCATTGCCCGCTACCGGGATGATGGCCTCTCGCCCGAAGATATCCGCCGGATGGTCGGCCTCTAG
- a CDS encoding iron-sulfur cluster assembly scaffold protein produces MNAENDLIKLYSGKILSLAGDIPLTDRLESPQVTVKKRSPLCGSTVTVDLVIEEGRVAQFGQDVKACALGQASASIVGAHVIGRTADEITKARDELKAMLTADGPVPSAPFEDYEVLLPARDFRNRHASIMLALEATAEAMEQVAA; encoded by the coding sequence ATGAACGCCGAAAACGACCTGATCAAGCTCTACTCGGGCAAGATTCTCTCGCTGGCGGGCGACATCCCCCTGACCGACCGGCTGGAGTCTCCGCAGGTCACAGTCAAGAAGCGCTCCCCCCTCTGCGGCTCCACCGTCACCGTCGATCTGGTGATAGAAGAGGGCCGCGTGGCGCAATTCGGGCAGGATGTGAAAGCCTGCGCCCTCGGCCAGGCCTCAGCCTCCATCGTCGGCGCCCATGTGATCGGCCGCACGGCGGACGAGATTACCAAGGCCCGCGACGAGTTGAAGGCCATGCTCACGGCAGACGGCCCGGTGCCCTCCGCCCCCTTCGAAGACTACGAGGTGCTGCTCCCCGCGCGCGACTTCCGCAACCGGCACGCCTCAATCATGCTGGCCCTCGAGGCCACCGCCGAGGCGATGGAGCAGGTCGCCGCCTGA
- the trmFO gene encoding methylenetetrahydrofolate--tRNA-(uracil(54)-C(5))-methyltransferase (FADH(2)-oxidizing) TrmFO: MTKPLHIIGAGMAGSEAAWQAVSAGQPVVLHEMRPHVGTFAHQTGNFAEMVCSNSFRSDDDEQNAVGLLHWEMRAAKGLVISSADRHALPAGSALGIDREPFAEWITGQLKSHPLVTVSEQELTALPKPEDGPAIIATGPLTSGALAEAIASETGAEALAFFDAIAPIVHADTVDMNVAWMQSRYDKGETEEERTAYMNCPMTKAQYEAFIDALLEADKTEFREGETAKYFDGCLPIEVMAERGRETLRHGPMKPIGLTNTHKPDEKAYAVVQLRRDNKLGTLYNIVGFQTKMKYGAQTSVFRMIPGLENAQFARLGGIHRNTFLNSPTLLDSEMRLKSQPHIRFAGQITGVEGYVESTAMGLLAGRLAVAELRGETLPPVPQTTAMGALVTHITGGAEAKTFQPMNVNFGLFPPVDAKGGRRGRKDRYKAYTDRAKEDWQAWLNSAAQPVEPA, from the coding sequence ATGACCAAGCCCCTCCATATCATCGGCGCAGGCATGGCCGGCTCCGAGGCCGCCTGGCAGGCCGTTTCCGCCGGCCAGCCCGTGGTGCTCCACGAGATGCGCCCCCATGTCGGCACCTTCGCCCACCAGACCGGCAACTTTGCCGAGATGGTCTGCTCCAACTCCTTCCGCTCCGATGACGACGAGCAGAACGCGGTGGGCCTCCTCCACTGGGAGATGCGCGCCGCTAAGGGCCTCGTGATCTCCTCCGCCGACCGTCACGCGCTGCCCGCCGGTTCCGCCCTCGGGATCGACCGTGAGCCCTTCGCAGAGTGGATAACGGGCCAGTTGAAGAGCCACCCGCTAGTCACTGTTTCGGAACAGGAACTCACCGCCCTGCCCAAGCCGGAAGACGGCCCGGCCATCATCGCCACCGGCCCGCTCACCTCGGGTGCGCTCGCCGAGGCAATTGCCTCTGAAACCGGCGCCGAGGCGCTCGCCTTCTTCGATGCCATCGCACCCATCGTCCATGCCGACACCGTCGATATGAACGTCGCCTGGATGCAGTCCCGCTACGACAAGGGCGAGACCGAAGAAGAGCGCACCGCCTACATGAACTGCCCGATGACCAAGGCCCAATACGAGGCCTTCATCGACGCGCTGCTCGAGGCCGACAAAACCGAGTTCCGCGAAGGCGAAACGGCGAAATACTTCGACGGCTGTCTGCCCATCGAGGTCATGGCCGAGCGCGGCCGCGAAACCCTGCGCCACGGCCCGATGAAGCCCATCGGCCTCACAAACACCCACAAGCCGGATGAGAAGGCCTATGCCGTCGTCCAGCTCCGGCGCGACAACAAACTGGGCACGCTCTACAACATTGTCGGCTTCCAAACCAAGATGAAGTACGGCGCGCAAACCTCTGTATTCCGGATGATCCCCGGCCTGGAGAACGCCCAATTCGCCCGCCTCGGCGGCATCCACCGCAACACCTTCCTCAACAGCCCCACGCTGCTCGATTCCGAAATGCGCCTGAAATCCCAGCCCCATATCCGCTTCGCCGGGCAGATCACCGGCGTCGAAGGCTATGTCGAAAGCACTGCAATGGGCCTCCTCGCCGGGCGCCTCGCCGTGGCGGAGCTGCGTGGCGAAACGCTCCCCCCGGTCCCGCAAACCACCGCCATGGGCGCGCTCGTCACGCACATCACCGGCGGCGCCGAGGCCAAGACCTTCCAGCCGATGAACGTGAATTTCGGGCTCTTCCCCCCGGTCGACGCCAAAGGCGGGCGGCGCGGCCGCAAGGACCGCTACAAGGCCTATACCGACCGCGCCAAGGAAGACTGGCAGGCATGGTTGAACTCTGCCGCGCAACCCGTTGAACCGGCGTGA
- the hisI gene encoding phosphoribosyl-AMP cyclohydrolase — MSFDTETLVYDAKGLIPAVAQDAESGEVLMVAWMNAEAVARTLETGRVTYWSRSRASFWVKGETSGHVQTLVELRVDCDRDCLLLLVHQEGPACHTNRRSCFYTAVRDGEEVVISEPIAG, encoded by the coding sequence ATGTCGTTTGACACCGAGACATTGGTCTATGACGCGAAGGGGTTGATCCCCGCCGTGGCGCAGGACGCCGAGAGCGGCGAGGTGCTGATGGTGGCGTGGATGAACGCCGAGGCCGTGGCGCGGACGCTGGAGACCGGGCGGGTGACCTACTGGTCGCGCTCGCGCGCAAGCTTCTGGGTGAAGGGAGAGACCTCGGGCCACGTGCAGACGCTGGTGGAACTGCGAGTAGATTGCGACCGCGATTGCCTGCTGCTGCTGGTGCATCAAGAAGGCCCGGCCTGCCACACCAACCGGCGCAGCTGCTTTTACACTGCAGTTCGGGACGGCGAAGAGGTGGTGATCTCGGAGCCGATCGCGGGCTAG